The DNA segment TTCAGAATCAAAAAAATGCCGTATATACCAGGCGGTATGCAGGAAAGTTGCATTTTAATAAGTGCAAAATGAATAAATCTTAACAGGCAGGCTTTCTTTTAATGTTTTTTCAGGTCCTTCGAATGTTACCGTAATTGCTGTACCAGCGTATATTTTTTTGCATGTGACGCTTTTAAAGTCTCTTTTTCCGGTAAATCTGACAAACTTTATTATTTGGTAAATCCACGAATAAGTATGTCTGTTGTATATGATATTGAAATTCCGGCCGATGTTCCTGAGAGTATGAAGGCTTTATACGCCAGAAATTACCACATGATTACTCATGAAAGCGGCAGACTGATGCTTTTTGCAGGGGACCAGAAAATAGAGCATTTAAACGATGATTTTTACGGGGAAGGCATCCATGAGGACGATTCCGACCCGGAACACCTGTTCAGGATAGCAAAAGAAGGAAGAATCGGTGTTTTTGCATCCCAGCTTGGTCTTATCGCGAAATACGGGCGTGACTACAGTGATATACCCTATCTTGTAAAGCTCAATTCCAAGACAAATCTCGTAAAGACGGATCAGAAGGACCCTCTCAGCGTTCAGCTCTGGTCGGTAGAACAGGTCGCAAAGTTCAGGGACGTAAGCGGTCTGAAGATCGCAGGTGTAGGCTACACGATATACCTTGGAAGCGAATACGAGGACGTTATGCTCTCCGAAGCTGCAAAGGTTATATGGGATGCGCACCAGAACGGATTCATCGTGGTTCTCTGGATTTATCCGCGTGGAAAAGCAGTCAAAAATGAAAAAGATCCGCATCTTATAGCCGGAGCTGCAGGAACAGCTGCAACTCTGGGTTCGGATTTTGTCAAGGTAAACGCACCTAAAAAGGAAGGATTTGACCCGGCTGAACTTTTAAAGGAGGTGTCTCTTGCGGCAGGAAGGACACGCCTTGTATGTGCAGGTGGCTCGTCCACGTCAGCGGAAAAGTTCCTTTCGCAGCTTTATGACCAGATCCATACGGGCGGAGCTTCAGGAAACGCCACGGGAAGGAACATCCACCAGAAGTCCCTTTCGGAAGCAGTGAGGATGTGTAACGCCATATCCGCAATAACTATTGATAACGCGGACGTTAAGACGGCACTTAAAATCTACAATGAAGAATAAGACTTCTTTCAAATAACTTTTTTACTGCTTTTTGAGACTGTTTGTCCCCTAAAATCAAAAAACTGGAAAAAGATGAAGTGGTTTTCAGATTATATCCGAACGCCTTTAAAACCTTAGTCTCAGCATTATCGGGCAGTGGTCAGACCCGTATACCTGCGACATTATTGTAGACTCCACTATATTGTCCTTTAACTCCTCGTTTGCAAAGAAATAATCTATTCTCCACCCTACGTTTCTGTCACGTGCCTTTGATTTAAGGTCCCACCATGTATAATAACCGGGCTCTTTCGTAAATATCCTGAAAGTATCGAGAAATCCTGCGTCAAGCAGCCTGTCAATCCACTGTCTCTCTTCAATAAGAAATCCGGAAACCTTTGAATTCTCGGAAGGTCTTGCAAGGTCGGTTTCGGTATGTGCAGTGTTGACGTCGCCGCAGATTATAACGTTATGACCTTCTTTGTGCAGTGCACTTGCTTTTTTCAGGCACTCATCGTAAAATCTCATCTTGTAGTTTAGCCGCTCTTTTGAAGCTTTCCCGTTTGGGAAATAGATATTAAAAAGGTAAAAATCAGGAAACTTCAAAATCAGGATTCTTCCTTCGCTGTCAAATTCAGGTATGTCAAAACCTTTCTTTATTGACAGCGGCTCGTACTTCGAAAAACATGCGACACCGCTGTAACCTTTTTTTTCTGCTGATGAAAAATACGAAAAATATCCATTGGGGTGCCTTAGTGATGAGGTAAGCTGATCTTCGTTTGCCTTTGTCTCCTGGACGCAGAGAACGTCAGGGGAATCAGATAATAAAAATTCGGAAAAACCCTTTTTTGCAGCAGCCCTTATTCCGTTCACGTTCCAGGATACCAGCCTGTATTCAGACATCAGGTTTATGGTTTAATTTAATGAAATAAAAAGTTCGGTGTGCTCTTATTTATTTCATAATTATTTTTATGAATCAGAAAATCCGGCAGGAAATTATAAGAAAAATCTTAACATATTTGAAGATTTTTGGAATTAGAACAACATATAATAATTTTTAAAATCTTAGAAAAGGTTAAAGCGACTAATAGAAAAGATTTATATCAAAATATTTAAGATAAAAAAATGTGAACTAACTGAAAGGGGGAAACGAATAAATGGAATTTTCTGAACAAATTAAATCATTAGTTGCAAGGATTCCCAAATTATCCGAAAATGTCTCAACTGAAGAAGCTACAAAAAATGCATTAATTATGCCTTTGATCAATGTTTTGGGCTATAATGTTTTTGACCCTACAGAGGTTATACCGGAATATACTGCGGATCACGGAACTAAGAAAGGAGAAAAGGTTGATTATGCAATTGTAATTAACGGTGAACCTTTGATTCTTTTTGAATGCAAAGATGTAAATTCAGAATTAAGCAACCAGCAGGCATCACAATTGTTTAGATATTATAGCGTCACACCTGCTAAAGTGGGAATTCTTACAAACGGTATAATCTACAGGTTCTTTTCTGATCTGGATTCTCCAAACAAAATGGACGACAAACCGTTTCTTGAGATAAACATGTTAAACCTGAGAGAGAAAGACATTCAGGAATTAAAAAGATTTACGAAAGAATCCTTTGACCCTGATGATTTAACTTCCGTTGCAATATCACTCAAATATACTCATGAAATAATGAATATACTGCAGGAGGAACTGGAAAATCCTTCAGATGATTTTGTGAGATTTTTTGCCAAGCGTGTCTATGACCGCCCCCTTAAGAAAAACACTCTTGAAAGGTTCAGGACAATAGTGAAGGATGCCCGTAATCAGTTTATCAACGAAAAAATTAACAACAGATTAAAACTTGCTATGTCCGATCACAAAGAAGAACAGGAGGAAACTTCGGAAAACGGGACACCAGAAGAAGATAATGGCATTGTCACAACTGTTGAGGAACTGGAGGCATATTACATAGTCCGGGGAATCTTAAGAGAAATAATTCCGGCAAACCGGGTATCATTAAGGGATACAAAGGGCTATTGCGGAATTTTGCTGGATAATACAAACCGCAAACCAATATGCCGTTTAAGATTTAATACCAAACAAAAGCATTTGGGTGTCTTTAATGATAATAAAAAGGAAGAGAAAATCCCGATTAATGATCTTGCCGATCTTTACAATTATTCAGACAGTTTAAAGAATATAATAAAACTCTATGACTCCCAATAAAAATTTTGTCCGGCGAATGAAACTATTTGAAAACGCTTAACCTATACCTTGGTGACACATAACAATTTAAAATTACAGGACTACAGATCAATTATCCTAAATAATTATCTCACAGTCAGCTATTTTATAATACGAATTCCAAATGTAATCAGAAATATATCCCGGAAATCCATATTTCCCGGAAACGTTAACGGAGAAGTTTAAATTGCGTGTAAAGATTTGCGGTGTTACAAATGCAGATGACGCCATGTTCATAGAAGAGTCCGGAGCGGATGCCATAGGTGTCGTAATATCTCCTGAATCTGCCAGAAATGTGACTTTGGAGAAAGCAGACCTGATTTTTTCATCTCTTGGACCTTTTATCACCAGAGTCGTTGTGACGCATACAACTTCACCCGGTGAACTTGATAAAATTCTTTCCGTAAATCCTGATGCTGTCCAGCTTTCGTCAGGAATCAAGATGCCTGAATATTTCAGCGGAAGGGTTATCAGGGTAATCGGAAAAAATACCCCGGTACCGGATGACTGCGACGCACTCATAATCGATGAAAGCCGCGGAAGCGGCAGACTCTATGATCATTCGTTTGCAAAGGAAATTTCTGAAAAATCGGATATCCCTGTAATTCTTTCAGGAGGCCTGAACTCTTCCAATGTCCACCATGCAGCAGAAGAGATAAGACCATATGCAGTGGACGTCTGTTCCGGCGTCGAAGAAAGACCGGGAATAAAAAACAGGTTTGAAGTGCTTGAATTTCTCCGCGAATGCGGAAAGGCTCCGGGGGTAAAACTGAAGAAAGGTGTCCTTTTAGACCTGTAAAATTACCCTGAATTTGTCCTGGTTAATTGTATTTTTCCTCACTTACCTGTATTTTATGAAACGTCCCCGATGAAAGGGCCGGGCTCTTTGTCCACGTCGAATTCGTCCAGAAACGGCATGAGCCCTTTTACGTATATCTTTTTTGAACCTTCCTCTGAAGTTATCTCTCCGTAATCTATTATTTTTATCATCAGCGGGAATTCCTTAAGTCTCTGCTCAAACGTTGGGTCGTTTTCTTTTCCGAATTCAAGAAATCTGGATGCTGCAATAAAAGGTCTGCCGAATTCGTCGTCGCCTGCGAAGTCAGCCAGGTCTTTTTCATATGTCGAGTTTTCTGCCAGCTCCTTCTCGAAGTAGAGGACAACTTCAAGGTCGTATTTTTTGGAGAGCCGGTTTAAATCAAGGACATTGCATTCTTTTCCCTTAACCGCACCTATTTTTTCCAGTTTTTCTTCAAGGTTTTTTCCTTTTGCATAGTCAATACTTTTTCCAGCCATATTCTGTAGAATTCTCCTGAAATTTGTATGAACACTATATTACAAAATCTATTTGGTGGCAAATCACCGTAAAATATATCAATATTTGGGATTTTTAATTACATGAGGTTAAGAAAAAATGCCGGAATTTGGAAATCCTTTTTCAGGACTAAAGAATGACCGTAAACTGACGGATGAAGAACTTATAAGAGCAGTCAGATTTATGGTTGCAGCAGAGTACGAAGCAATACAGCTTTACATGCAGCTGGCGGATTCAACTGATAACAAACTTGCCAAAGACGTCCTGATAGATATTGCAGATGAGGAAAGGGTTCATGCAGGGGAATTTTTGAGACTTCTGCGTGAGATTTCACCTGACGAAGAGGAGTTTTACAGACAGGGATACGCCGAAGTTGAAGAAGAGATTGAAAAACAGTCCAAAAACTAAATTTCACCCGGTTTTAATTCAAAAATCTTTTTTGTATTTTGTTCACTTCAGTTCTTATCCGCTTTTCAGGGATAACCATTTTTAAATTAGTTTCGTATAAATACAGTCCTCTCCTCTTTGAATCAGCATTTGTATTTCAGTATTGTTTATGCCGGCTGATGTTTGCCAAAGTGGATATTCTAATACTTCCTAAAGATAAGTAAAGGTTTGAGGTTTATGTCAGAGTGTAGTAGAGTTCAGGATATGATCCGCCTGATGGCGTCAAAAATCAATGAAATGGCGGAATCTTTGTCGGATTCAGAGGTGCAGAATTTTATAGATGAGATAATGCATGCCGACAGGATATATGTGATGGGCGCCGGAAGGTCAGGTCTTGTGGCAAAGGCCTTTGCGATGAGACTGATGCACCTTGGTCTGAAATCATATGTAATAGGAGAGACGATTACCCCCGCAATGAAGAAGGGAGATATTGTCGTTGCCTTCTCGGGTTCCGGTGAGACCAAAACTATTGCAGAGCTCTGCGAGACCGCAAAGTCCATCGGGGGAAAAATATGCCTTGTGTCCTCGAAGAAGGATTCAAGAATCGGAAGGATTGCCGATACTGCCGTAGTTATCGAAAGCCACAGGGATACGGTAAAGGATGAATCGGCAGAGTATGAAATCCGCCAGATGATGGGAGAGCACAAATCGTTTGCACCTCTCGGCACTCTTTTCGAGACCGCATCGATGGTCTTCAGCGATTCTATAATATCTGCGATTATGGAAATCACGGAATGCGACGAGACCGAGCTTAAGGGAAGACATGCGAATATAGAATAAATAAAAGTAAAAAAGGCAGGAGGCTTCATTTTAATGGTGAATAAAAATCCTTTTTCCGACAGGGTTCTTACAGTGCAGATGTCAGGAATACGAAAGTTTTTTCAGAAGGCAAAGCCTGACTCGATAAATCTTGGAATTGGCCAGCCGGACTTCCCAACGCCTGAACATATCAAAAATGCCGGGATTAAGGCCATAGAGGACAACCTGACGGGCTACACTTTTAATTCCGGAGTTCCGGAATTAAGGGAAGCCATCTCAGGCAAATTCAGGCGCGAAAATGGTCTGGACTATACCCCTGACCAGATAATCGTTACCGCCGGTGCTGGTGAAGCGCTTCATATTGCAATGGAGACACTCGTAAACCCTGGTGACGTTGTTCTCTATCCCGACCCGGGATTCGTATC comes from the Methanomicrobium sp. W14 genome and includes:
- a CDS encoding type I restriction endonuclease translates to MEFSEQIKSLVARIPKLSENVSTEEATKNALIMPLINVLGYNVFDPTEVIPEYTADHGTKKGEKVDYAIVINGEPLILFECKDVNSELSNQQASQLFRYYSVTPAKVGILTNGIIYRFFSDLDSPNKMDDKPFLEINMLNLREKDIQELKRFTKESFDPDDLTSVAISLKYTHEIMNILQEELENPSDDFVRFFAKRVYDRPLKKNTLERFRTIVKDARNQFINEKINNRLKLAMSDHKEEQEETSENGTPEEDNGIVTTVEELEAYYIVRGILREIIPANRVSLRDTKGYCGILLDNTNRKPICRLRFNTKQKHLGVFNDNKKEEKIPINDLADLYNYSDSLKNIIKLYDSQ
- the xth gene encoding exodeoxyribonuclease III; amino-acid sequence: MSEYRLVSWNVNGIRAAAKKGFSEFLLSDSPDVLCVQETKANEDQLTSSLRHPNGYFSYFSSAEKKGYSGVACFSKYEPLSIKKGFDIPEFDSEGRILILKFPDFYLFNIYFPNGKASKERLNYKMRFYDECLKKASALHKEGHNVIICGDVNTAHTETDLARPSENSKVSGFLIEERQWIDRLLDAGFLDTFRIFTKEPGYYTWWDLKSKARDRNVGWRIDYFFANEELKDNIVESTIMSQVYGSDHCPIMLRLRF
- a CDS encoding ferritin family protein — encoded protein: MPEFGNPFSGLKNDRKLTDEELIRAVRFMVAAEYEAIQLYMQLADSTDNKLAKDVLIDIADEERVHAGEFLRLLREISPDEEEFYRQGYAEVEEEIEKQSKN
- the hxlB gene encoding 6-phospho-3-hexuloisomerase — translated: MSECSRVQDMIRLMASKINEMAESLSDSEVQNFIDEIMHADRIYVMGAGRSGLVAKAFAMRLMHLGLKSYVIGETITPAMKKGDIVVAFSGSGETKTIAELCETAKSIGGKICLVSSKKDSRIGRIADTAVVIESHRDTVKDESAEYEIRQMMGEHKSFAPLGTLFETASMVFSDSIISAIMEITECDETELKGRHANIE
- a CDS encoding phosphoribosylanthranilate isomerase, with the translated sequence MRVKICGVTNADDAMFIEESGADAIGVVISPESARNVTLEKADLIFSSLGPFITRVVVTHTTSPGELDKILSVNPDAVQLSSGIKMPEYFSGRVIRVIGKNTPVPDDCDALIIDESRGSGRLYDHSFAKEISEKSDIPVILSGGLNSSNVHHAAEEIRPYAVDVCSGVEERPGIKNRFEVLEFLRECGKAPGVKLKKGVLLDL
- a CDS encoding aldolase is translated as MSVVYDIEIPADVPESMKALYARNYHMITHESGRLMLFAGDQKIEHLNDDFYGEGIHEDDSDPEHLFRIAKEGRIGVFASQLGLIAKYGRDYSDIPYLVKLNSKTNLVKTDQKDPLSVQLWSVEQVAKFRDVSGLKIAGVGYTIYLGSEYEDVMLSEAAKVIWDAHQNGFIVVLWIYPRGKAVKNEKDPHLIAGAAGTAATLGSDFVKVNAPKKEGFDPAELLKEVSLAAGRTRLVCAGGSSTSAEKFLSQLYDQIHTGGASGNATGRNIHQKSLSEAVRMCNAISAITIDNADVKTALKIYNEE